The Engystomops pustulosus chromosome 2, aEngPut4.maternal, whole genome shotgun sequence genomic interval TTGCAGTATATATTTAACAAATAAAAACTGAATTACCTCATTCCCTGCAGTcctgctgcttcttcttctccCGTGTTCTGAGATTACTCTGAGAAGGGGATTGGACCAAGCAAGGGGGGAGGTACCTCCACACATCTCTGCTGTAGAGTGGAGTGAAATGTgtggaggctgcaggagctgATCCCGCCCCCTGCTCCTGGCCCCAAAACCTCTCCAGTGTGTGTTGGGACTGGGACCAGGAGGCAGGAAAACCTGGTACACGCCAGGACATTGACACAGTACagatttttcttaaaggaaacttatGGTATCTAGTGTCAACCCTGACAACTttctacacatacatatatttaatAGCCTTGacttcactttaaaggaaacctaccacttgaagtggcaggtttccgatggcaataccgggcaccagctcagggtgagctggtgccggagcttattttagttagtgttttaaaccgcggtatcgcggtttaaaacactttttaaactttatagccggcgcaggcaggtacgcgctcggcgcttaccgtgcgcgcggctacataggaagtgaatgagagccgcgcgcatggtaagcgccgagcgcgtacctgtctgcgccggctataaagtttaaaaagtgttttaaaccgcgataccgcggtttaaaacactaactaaaataagctccggcaccagctcaccctgagctggtgcccggtattgccatcggaaacctgccacttcaagtggtaggtttcctttaatatatttcCATATTAAAATGCAATTACCTGCAAATGACGAGACCACAACGACATTGCCACCACTTGCTTTTAACATTGGCAAAGCTTCAACTGTCATGGTAGCATAGCTCAGGAAATTAATTTCTAGAAGTTTCCGTATATGATCCACATCACCATCAAAGAAATTAAAGTAGGTAAAACCAATGTGGTTCAGGATTAGCATGTCTAGTCCACCTAGttgtaaagaaaagtaaaatccTTAGATTTAGCAATTATTCAAAGGGTAATGAACATTTGTAGAATGCTGTGACTTATTATTGTACATGTGCTTTCTTATATATTCAAGAAATATTAGTGCTACAAAAATCCTCTGGTATATCTTGGTTCAGTATTTGACAGGCATACAGATGAAAAGGAGCAGCAGAATGCTGTTAGGGCATTTTAGCTCACAGATCAAATGAACAATGTTAGCCAAACAAAATCTTTCAAGATCCAAACCTGAATCCATTTGTGGTTTTCAGCATCTAATATGAATGAGACCCAGATTCAAAATACTTCAGACACATCTTTCTAAAACTTGCGACCAAAAGTCCCACAGAACTTACTAAATACATTCTTAAGTCAATTATTAGCTCTTACCGAACAAACGTTTAGCTTCATGCACCACATGTTTTGCAAAAGTCATATTGTCCATACTTCCAGGGATGTAATAGGCAGAAGCTGCCCCAAGGTTTGTACATTTTTCAATAACCTAAGAGAAACATGAAAATGTGTAGcacagtgctgtatatatattatatattgcattaGCAATAGCAGTATCTACTATTTATGATCATAAAAGTTTAGTGTGCTCTTGCTTAACCCCTTTGTCACCACATGTAAATTTTTGGTGTGTATGAGGCGGCTGTGCAAGAGGAATAAGACACGGGCTCAGgagattacatcacatgtgagagCTGGTAGAATCTAGTAATTATTCAGtcgtttttttaatgcattttttgcttaaaaaaaatcttattttggtaaaatattatatttttacagtTTGTGATTGTTTTTGTGTGGATTATAACAAACTAGTTACATGTCATTCAATGACATGTCAATCCTCAAACTCTTGTTGAAGTTGAGGATTGTGGTAATGCTGGGTGATTAACTTAATTAATTTGATTTATTGGCATCCTAATCACCCACAATTTAGATTTTCAGCAGACTTGTGAAGTAGATGTGCCTCTTCTGGGGCAGAGGGAAAGCCCGAGCCACGTAGAAGCGTGGATGAAGCTGGAGGTCAGCAGAGGACGGCAGTCAGGCTATACTCTGCTGTGGAAAAAGTCTCATGCAAATTAGTATGCACAAAACTTTTTACCGTAACCAAAGGGCACAATCActaataatatataagtgatgaaCACATGAAAATATGAACAAATTTGCTGCTGTCACCTAGTGTCTCCTATCCTGTTTGCCCCCTCCACTTTATTAGGCCCTGTGCACATAAACGTGTAGAGAACGTATTAAAACAGCCGTTTATACAGCCcgatgcattccaatgggcaataagGCCATTCATATACATGGCCATATTGTCCACCGTACCGTGAACGGGACGTATAAAAatttagagcatgtcctattttacaccatatttccgttccatgctgcccatagaagtcaatgggaacgtacAAAattatgctgctgtatatacgttTAGTTTCCACGGAGACCTGGGCCTATGGGAGAAACCTAGGTTTCTAGGGTACGGTACAGATATGGTGCAATACGTTGCCATATGATTGCAATACATACTGTATTTACCGCCACAACACAGCCGTATATAGAGCACAGAAAAGACCATACAGGCCTGTGCATGAGACCCAAGTCTCTGCTTGGGAGTCAACTAGTTCCAGAATGGAACAACAGGATCCATGCCATTCTTCTGCTGAGGGGGTACATAATTGAGTAGTGCCCATCATGTGCTGTCCGCTGTTGTGTCAGCCCTGCCTGCACTTGCTATAACATTGGCCATGCATTGTCCCTCCATCCCAATGGAAACATAGTATAGATTTTTTGATGGAATTTGCTCCCACTTTCCTAATAGTTCTTTTCAGTTAAAAAAGTGTGAGTTGGTATTCTAAGAAGAGATTAATAAAATGGTACTGCATCACAAAATTTGAAAGAAGTTGTGATTTTTATTTCATCAGCCTCACATGGAAAATCGAAATAAAACTCCTgttatttttattaaaggggttgtctactttcagcaaatatttgatatggtttatgtaaggttatacaattttccaatatactttctgtatcaattcctcacagttttctagatctctgcttgctgtcattctataggaagcttctatgcttacttccagtggatagaaatctgtccatgtgatgtaacATGACATGCATTTGTGGACAAGCATATGCACAAACAGTTGTTACCATGCATAGTCATAGGAGCTGTGATAATAACTGCTTCTGCACCTGCCTCTTCATCACATCAGCCTGGAccgatttctatccactgcaggtaaaaatagaagcttttatagcaggaaagcaagcaaagatctagaaaacagaaaacgtatattggaaagttgtataaccttTCCTTATACAAAATATATCAAATATTTGTCTCAAATTATATCAaagtgacaacccctttaagtgcaatcCTGGTGATGAAATGGTCCTGTGATAGCCCTGCTGCCTAACATGTTTTATCAGTTACATGTTACTTGTATGAAGAAAACCATATTGATGTGATGATTCATTTGCTGTGTGGGAGACTAGGATAGAAGAATTTTAACTTGTAGCCCCTGGGTTAATCCAAACTGCTATGTAGAATGGATGCTGTCCTAATACCGCTAATATACCCAATTAGTTCTTGCCCATTAATAGCTGAGAATACTTACTAAACCCTCATGATGCCTCCACATTTCAGTGTTCATGTTACACAAGGCAGCAGTGATTTGTTATCTTTGTCAAAACAAAATGCATTTGTAGAACAGGACAACGTTGTTACCTTCTTGAGTCTTTCTTCAGTACGAGCCGTTATTAGGACATGTGATCCCATCTTTGCCAGGTGATATGCCATTTGTTCACCAATGCCAGAACTTGCACCAGTTACAATTACCCTTTTGCCTTTAAGCATTTCTAAAGAAATAGAATTCACACTAGTGACTATGTTAGATGCATGTTTTCTTCACATACTGTATGCTTAACTTTAGTTGTAGGCTTTTTACTTACCAAACCACACATTAAAATTGAccatgtgaaaaaaaaagtttgtgagcCACAACTCTTTCTGACCCTCAGCAGGTAACACTAATAAcagcttttctaaaaaaaattgatactgtatattttttcaaaataatttcTTTACGTTTACTCTAATGGCCTTGGATTTTACACATTAGAGTAAATGGAGATAGGGGCATGTATTTTATCTGTATAATCTTCTGGAGAATCTAAAGATTAGGTTAGTTCACTGTCCACAACGTAATTGATTTATTCTTTCGGCCTTGACCTAtgcctttttttttaaccctttagcaCTGAggctgtttttgcatttccattttttactccccaccttcaaaaatctataacttttttatttttccatgtaaagagctgtatgagggcttgtcacttcatagtgacggtatttaatattccatgccatttactgggaagcgggaaaaaaaatcaaatgcaataaaaatggtggaaaaaggcatttgcaccattttcttgtgggcttggattttacgtctttcactgttcgccacaaatgacatgtctacttcattctttgattCGGTACAAtcagggggataccaaatttgtataggttttataatgttttcatacatttacaaaaattacaaccTGCTGTACAAtataaaaattctacattttactATCTTCTaatgcaaataactttttcatactttggtgtacagagctgtgtgtagtgtcaatTTTAGCAACTTTtggtttttaatgctaccatttttaggactgtatggcccttttatcactttttatagaatttttttatattttaaaaattttcgactctgggcactattttccgttacggaattAAAACCCTGGAATaactgttattttattttgatagatcagacattttgggatgtggtgatacctaacatgtttatggtgttcactgtttatttatatgagttcCAGGAAAAAGGAggtgatatgaatttttatttatttttttcaatctttttatttatctttttttaaatttatttttactatttttcggaccctctagggtactttaaccctaggttgtcatgacaaccgatcaccgccccccaATGACCTCACAGGGGTTGGCAatcgaatccaagatggcgacgcTCATGTGCTGCTGGAATTTaagcatttacatggttaacagctgtgacaggtgttactggtgggtgtttgctgcaatatgcatcaaacgcccaccctgtatggagagggctcatgagctCCATACATCTGCAGCTAACAAGTGACGTAATAGTATACATGGCGAGACCCTGCCCTACCTGGCTTAGAAATAAGCGCAGTTCTGGCCCACTCTCTGCTGGCCGCGCCTCCCACCCCCTCTGGTGTGGAAGTGCCGGAAAGAGGGAAATAatagcaagtgctagcaataagctagcatttgcgattatttcgtgATTCCTATGCCATTGGCGTGGTGCCACCCGACACTCCCCCTCCACGtccctgtcagcggggacctgtaagaatagcgcATCTCCGATGCGCcgtgcttattcacagcgccggccGAATGTGCTGTCAAAAAGCATGGCGCCGCCTCTGTCAGTGCGGCTGCATCAGAGAGACAGGTCTCCGCTGACAGAGGCGTGGAGGGGGATTGTAGGCCGGCCACCTCaagaataaggccgactgcatcGGACAGGATACGAGGATCCGTCCTCTTATTAAGGGGTAAGGGGATCGGATCGATTAAAACCAAATTTCCcaacataaattttttatttaaatggcataaatagaaagggtctggggagaggattatgggggaatatttggtgggggtcttttggggggctgacaggtcctctttaaagtggctttggccctttaataaatatttttctgttttttctacTTTCTGCCTAGGATACATTTTTtctaaaagttccaaaaaaaagtctcaaaataaaaaaaaatgccccaGGACATACACCAGTAGGCGattggagtaactatgagactttttgtgggactttttgcaaaagtcccaagtcgTGAATCTgactttgcacggtgttgcactagcagtagttctatgtttacgacagattcatgaagaggtgtaaatagtcctgtgagacatATTGCAAAATCCCAGGAAAAGCAATGATGAATAACCCCCATTATTTATGCTTTTATTAGGTATATAGGTAATAATGcatgtatatagtatacacatcTTTACAAGATTTAGCTATAAAAACCCTTAGACCTAAAGACTTCTGACCTGCTTGTGTTCACCTTGACATGCTATTCTACATTTGTGTCACGGATTCACCTGCTGGTTGATGATTACCAAGAAGCACTATTTTATATTACTACCCAGTAAATGTGAGATAAGATTGTGAATATATTTTTTGAAGTTAGGAGCAATCATAAAAAAATGACTGTGAAAATGGCAACACCTCACACTATAAAAAGGTATTCTAGGATACAAAAGACAAAACTATGCTCAAAGTCATAACACTCTGATATGGTTACATTAAAAGGGCTGACACCCATAGGGAGACTTGTGATCAGGGAAACATGTCCCCTGGAATCCTCCTTGTGCATAAAGCTCGAATGTTTGCCTAACACTTCATTCACTTCTGTGGAGCAGTTGAGACTGATTTCACACAGCCCTACATAGCGCTTTGGTCATACATGGAGATGTTTAATTTAAAGGGAGGACTTTTCACCCATTTGAggtccacatgttcagtttttcagatgcagtttttgaagccaaaagcaggtgtggatcataatgggtcgagacaaaataattgaaaggtgctgctcctcctcctacttttactccactccaggttttgggcatcaaaaactgcatctgaaaaactgaacttgtggTTGCACCCTCAAATGGGTTGAGTGCTCTTGTTGGAATAACAccattaaacttttttatttttttccatttttcatatattttgagGACGGAAATTTTCTGAAAGTGCATATGCAAATGTCATGCTTACTTTAGAGTATAAAGTTTCAGCAATTGACCGCCTGCCTATTTGCATTTTTGCTCTACTTATTAATAAACTCTTGCAGCCTGTTTGTAAACAGATTAGCAACAACCCCACACAGGCTAGAAACAAGCTGGACAGGGACACAAAATTCATACCTGGCTTAAATTCTTGATTTCCTGAGTAAAAGTAAACAGCCAACAGAATCCCAAAGAGGGCAAACAGTGCTTTCTTCAGTAATGCCatgattatagatgtatagagtGCACACAAGAGAAGTTctcagagcactgcagtgtagcTCTCAGTCTACCACAGCTAAGGGCTGGGCTTACTGGTATCAGGGAAGGCAGGTCCAAAGGCGGCCTTTTGTTATCACACACTGTGAATTACGTGCTCTCAACAAAATGATTATGTCTGTTTCTGATTTGACTTTATCATATGTCATACATGAGGTAATGCTAATTTTatttcaaagatttttttttgtttttttgacacAAAAATATTTGATTTTTACCAACCGTACATGAATAGAAATGTTGCATAACTTAGGGGCAcaagtatcatagtttttcggctgccactttttcaagtttcctgaagttggacgACTtattcattgcaatgtatctttttCCCTTTGTAATACatgtctagcatgctctgttttgggacttattaggtgcaagaatagGACAATTTCgtagcccaaaagtctcacaagtttaACAGACATCTGCGCTACAAAGATAAACACAGCAcactgcattaaccccttaaggactattCACTGTACAAAGATAAGGATTTGTTCACCTCTCTGAATTAAAGGTACATCACTGAAGGGGTATAAAGAGAGTATCAACTAAATGATgtaaagtaaaatataacttttaattctgaattttttaaaaaaaatgtaaagaacgAATGTAAGGGGTGTGTAGTGCTACACCAATTTCGTGTGCGttaaaaacaatttttattgGCCCCAGTTCATAGGACCAGTCAGGGACAGACTAGACCAGGGACGGATGGTATTGCAGGGGTGACAGGCTAGTGGATAATAGAGAGCCTTTATGTGTGCCAGAGGCAGGCTAGTGCACCTCTTATCCGGCCCAACCCCTTGCTTGAGATAAGAGTTATAATTTGATAAAAATATGTATCAAGTCCCCACCACAGTGCAGGGCAAAATGTGCCCCCTGCGCCGGGAAGGGAGAGAAATATGGTGGAGGCTATCAGCTGAAAAGGTGTAGGAGAAGGGTCAGCTGGTCGGCTAGACTGAAGCCACAATGGGCTAAAATCAGCTGCTAACCTATTAACAAAGCTGTCTACAACCCTAACTCCTCAGCGAGCACTCCTAACGATACTCAGATCCTACGCGTTTCCTGACAACTCTCATCAGGGATCAGATAGATTTGTCATATTAAGATTGAAGGTATAACGCATTGTGATGAGTGCACATTCGCACAGCGTATCCCCGTATTGATATCAACGGCAGCGTGCACGGGGACACGCCGGGTATTTAAACTTGAGACCCCGCCCACCTGTGACCTCACAGGGTGGCTAGGAGCCAATGCAAAGAGCCGTGTCAGCCGAGCCCTCTCATTGGACACACCCATGTTACGTCAGGAAGTTCCGGCCCCTAAACACAGCCGGGGGCGGAGACCCACCGCCGGTCATGTGGTCACGGATCTGGCGCGTCACTCGGACCGCCCAGATTCCGTGTCGGCTGGGGCTATTGGACGACTACGAGGTGGACCAGATATCGATGATGGAAAGCCACTCCTGTTTAGAGAAGAGAGGTGGGTATAGGGTACCAAATAGATAGATGGGGAATCAGATCGGATGCCCGTCATTTGGCATCCTCGGTCAGGTACAGATGTGTAAATAGAAGGCCACTGCAGCACGAATACTGTGAACAAAACAGAGCGGTAGAGATCTTACAGCAAAGTGTATATGTAAATATGAAGAGTGTATTCCGAACTCAACCAAAGATAAAACAATTGAACAATTGATAAGGCCAGAGTGTTTTCTCTGAAGGAGAACTTCCTTTTTCTGGACATTCAGTCTCTATCAAGACAGCCTTTAACTCCCTCACTAGGACATATAAGGAATATACTAGGTCCTGGTGGGAGATTCAGAGCCTAGAAAATTATTTGAAGCATAAAATCGTCCCTAGGGGTCTGAGGATCCCGATTACTCCATCCCCCCGCCTGAAAACATCAAACATTAAGAgtaggtgggaggaggaggtcacAGCTAGTTCCCTGCGGTTAATGGGCATAATCCTCGAGGAGGAAAAAATACTGTTCAAACAGATTAGTGAACAACTTCAGGGCGAAATAGCAACAATAAGGACCCTGAAGGATACAGCTAATTTTGATAAAAAGGACAAAGTACTCCAACAAACAATCGAGAGATTTACGTCTCAAATTAAGGAGCGAAAACATTATCAATTTTTACGCGACCTCCAGGAGTTTAAAGATAAAAGGGCATACGACTTCTTGGCACAGGCTCACGTACACCCAAGTTCCCAGGGCAAACCCCCAGCTCCATCCACCTCTGAGAGCGACACAACAGACTCGGAATATCCGAGCGGTTCTCAATCTCCAAGGACTACTGGTGATACTCAAAGAGGGGGTAGGAGAGGCAGACCAAGAAGTCGAGGTGCCAACAGTCGGGGAACTCGGGGAGCTTTTTTAGCCAACAATCCCCCTATCTCGGGCTACCTACTGAGAGGGGACCAAGGCCAATCCAGCAAAAAGTGAGACCTATTAGGGAAATGGACCACTGCATCATCAATTTGTCTAAACATCATCTGAATGATGCTGAGATGACTCTTCTCCATAAAGGTCTGTCTTTTGTCCCATCGGTACGCTTTGACTCCTTTAGCTGGGTCAAGGATGTACACTTGTTTGCTAGGAAATTGAAATGGAGGAAGTTCTTCAAACACCATGACCGCAAAAGATGCATAGAACTGGGGATTAATGAATCGGATTTGGGGGATTTTGATACCATGATTGACTTTATGCAAGAATCTGAGAGGGAACCAGGGAAGGGTCCGTTCACGTCCCTCAAAGAGAAAAACTATAAATTTCCGGCAGTAGAATCCACACATGTTGACCTTTTCGTTGACCTGGTCACTGAGGAGCTTAAACATCTCGAAGGAGGCATCCATGATCCGCTCAATAATCTGAGCCCCGAAGAAAGAGCAGCCCTAGTGGATCTGGAGCGGAATGATAATTTGATCATAAAACCCTCGGATAAAGGGGGGAACATAGTCCTCCTTGAACGGATGGACTATGTCAACATGTGTGACAAAATGCTGTCGGATGCAGATACCTATCGCCCTCTATTAGTTAATCCTGTGGAAAAATTTTCAAGGGAACTCAAGATTATTCTTGATAGGGCCTTAAGGGATCACTTGATCAGCAATCAGGAACATAACTTTATGCTCCCAAAATTTCCCACCACGGCAACCTTTTATGGCCTCCCAAAGGTCCACAAAGGCTATCCCCCACTCAAAGGACGACCAATCGTCTCGGGGATAAATAGTCTTTCTCAGAATATCAGTATTTATGTGGACCAGATCTTGAGACCATTTGTCACGAGTTTGCCGTCATATGTACGAGACACCACAGACGTCCTTAAGCATCTTGAGGGAATTGTCCTGGAGGAGAACATATACCTCGCAAGTTTGGATGTGGAGGCTCTGTACTCCTCCATCCCACACTCTAAAGGATGTGAGGCTGTGGAGACCTTCCTGAGTATGAGAGGCACTTACTTCTCTAACCATAACAAACTGGTGGTGGACCTTCTCAGATTCACCCTGGAAAGGAATGTGTTCCTATTTGGGAACAAGCTCTTCCACCAGCTGAGGGGGACCGCTATGGGGAGCCCGATGGCCCCCAGCTACGCGAATCTTtacctcggctggtgggaggaccGAATAGTCTTTTCAGAGGAGCATGCCAGATGGACATCGCATTTGTCCATCTGGCTtcggtatatagatgatatactgaTACTCTGGTCATCTACCCCCGATGAGTTTCATGCTTTTGTCCAGGCACTCAACGTGAATGACCTGGGCTTAAAATTTACAAGTGAAATTCATGAGGAATCCATAGCTTTTCTGGATTTACGCATATCAAAATCCGTGGACGGACAACTGCAGACGAAGGTACACAGAAAGGAAACGGCAACTAACAGTTTACTGCGGTGGGAGAGCTGTCACCCTCCAccccttaaaaggggtattccgaaGGGCCAGTTTCTCAGACTACGCAGAAACTGTAGCCAAACTGAGGATTTTTTGACACAAGCCAAGGATCTCAGTGACAGGTTCGCACAGCGTGGTTTTCCTAAGAGAACTGTCACGAAAGCCTTTCAGCATGCCCTCGGCTCAAAAAGAGAAGATCTCTTGAGCCCTAAAACGAGGGAGAATGATAACATCGTACGGATGATTGGCACTTTTGATAGGAACGCTGTGGCGGTCAAACAAATCCTCAGTAAATACTGGCGGATCTTGAGACAAGATCAGGATTTGGAGGAATGCCTAACATCATTTCCATCTATCACATACCGTAGGGGGAAAAATCTTCGTGACAGATTGGTTCATAGCCATCTTGAACCTGTCCGCCCCCCCCAGACATGGCTGacgaaaataaaaaatgttggcACCTTCAAATGCGGAAATTGTAGTGTATGTCCACTGGTGCTTCTGGGGAACAACTTCCAAAGTGCTAGCACTGGTGCCATATACTCCATAAGGGAATATTCAAACTGTAGGACAGAAGGTGCTGTCTATATGTTATCTTGTCCCTGCCCACTAAATTATGTGGGTAAAACACACCGCCAAATTAAAATCAGGATACAGGAACATGTAGGAGATATCAGGAACCGACGGGACACCACTGTAGCCAGACATTTTGAGATCCACCATAAAAGCAATCCCAAATTACTACGCTTTCAGGTGATAGAAAGAGTGAGACCCCCAAAAAGAGGAGGCAATTGGGATAGACTAATACAACAAAAAGAAACAAGGTGGATCTATACCTTGAATACAGTGGATCCCAACGGTCTAAATGAGAAGCTTTCCTTTGTGAGCTTCCTTTAATCTCCTGTCCCGTCCACTCTGCCATTCCTCAGCCATTCATTtagtaatttattaatttattaatctaTGGTCTGTGTGTCTTTTTCATGTCTGCTTTTTATGTCTGTCTTAATGTTTTCCGGTTTTTGCTGTATCTTCCCCTTTTCTGTGAAACAATAGTCCCCTTATCAATTGTTCAATTGTTTTATCTTTGGTTGAGTTCGGAATACACTCTTCATATTTACATATACACTTTGCTGTAAGATCTCTACCGCTCTGTTTTGTTCACAGTATTCGTGCTGCAGTGGCCTTCTATTTACACATCTGTACCTGACCGAGGATGCCAAATGACGGGCATCCGATCTGATTCCCCATTTATCTATTTGGTACCCTATACCCACCTCTCTTCTCTAAACAGGAGTGGCTTTCCATCATCGATATCTGGTCCACCTCGTAGTCGTCCAATAGCCCCAGCCGACACGGAATCTGGGCGGTCCGAGTGACGCGCCAGATCCGTGACCACATGACCGGCGGTGGGTCTCCGCCCCCGGCTGTGTTTAGGGGCCGGAACTTCCTGACGTAACATGGGTGTGTCCAATGAGAGGGCTCGGCTGACACGGCTCTTTGCATTGGCTCCTAGCCACCCTGTGAGGTCACAGGTGGGCGGGGTCTCAAGTTTAAATACCCGGCGTGTCCCCGTGCACGCTGCCGTTGATATCAATACGGGGATACGCTGTGCGAATGTGCACTCATCACAATGCGTTATACCTTCAATCTTAATATGACAAATCTATCTGATCCCTGATGAGAGTTGTCAGGAAACGCGTAGGATCTGAGTATCGTTAGGAGTGCTCGCTGAGGAGTTAGGGTTGTAGACAGCTTTGTTAATAGGTTAGCAGCTGATTTTAGCCCATTGTGGCTTCAGTCTAGCCGACCAGCTGACCCTTCTCCTACACCTTTTCAGCTGATAGCCTCCACCATATTTCTCTCCCTTCCCGGCGCAGGGGGCACATTTTGCCCTGCACTGTGGTGGGGACTTGATACATATTTTTATCAAATTATAACTCTTATCTCAAGCAAGGGGTTGGGCCGGATAAGAGGTGCACTAGCCTGCCTCTGGCACACATAAAGGCTCTCTATTATCCACTAGCCTGTCACCCCTGCAATACCATCCGTCCCTGGTCTAGTCTGTCCCTGACTGGTCCTATGAACTG includes:
- the HSD11B1 gene encoding 11-beta-hydroxysteroid dehydrogenase 1 encodes the protein MALLKKALFALFGILLAVYFYSGNQEFKPEMLKGKRVIVTGASSGIGEQMAYHLAKMGSHVLITARTEERLKKVIEKCTNLGAASAYYIPGSMDNMTFAKHVVHEAKRLFGGLDMLILNHIGFTYFNFFDGDVDHIRKLLEINFLSYATMTVEALPMLKASGGNVVVVSSFAGKVGLPLTVPYSTTKFALDGFFSSLRMEFYHQKVNVSITLCVISYIDTDSAINTVSHVIQQPAAPKEECALEIIKGGALRQREVYYQYQATKIPMLLRDWAPEFLEYLVLKNYDVGALNKKKE